In one Silene latifolia isolate original U9 population chromosome 10, ASM4854445v1, whole genome shotgun sequence genomic region, the following are encoded:
- the LOC141606387 gene encoding uncharacterized protein LOC141606387, which produces MGIIEAIWGILEKPASIGGGLMIEIMLFIMPIWTAFLVGLVIGWAWKPRWWDRNKIDSFMAKIVDFSVPSSPCKGFSSISQSLNAFNMNGSSCKVEEDNHRVNDVTTFSFDDASCSSSQLRGSEHPAVNDGDLIHLHKIVEEKDGGLPWIQMMDRSTPTMSYRAWRRDPETGPPQYRSSTIFEDATPEMVRDFFWDDEFRAKWDNMLIHHETLEESRTTGTMIVQWIRKFPFFCSDREYIVGRRIWDSERTFYCVTKGIPNTVPRKDKPRRVDLYYSSWCIRPVESKRGTGQVTACEILLFHHEDMGIPWELAKLGVRQGMWGAVKKIDPGLRAYQKVRAAGGPLSAQATMAHITTKVTPQYLRSVLSEDDDVVTEVAPPEKKQQKGINIPKFLVFGGAVALACSLDRGLLTKAVIFGVARRFGRTSSKL; this is translated from the exons ATGGGAATAATTGAAGCAATTTGGGGAATATTGGAGAAACCTGCATCAATTGGAGGAGGATTAATGATTGAAATTATGTTATTTATAATGCCAATTTGGACTGCATTTCTTGTGGGTCTTGTAATTGGATGGGCATGGAAACCAAGATGGTGGGATAGAAATAAGATTGATTCTTTTATGGCAAAAATTGTGGATTTTTCAGTTCCTTCTTCTCCTTGCAAAGGGTTTTCTTCAATCAGCCAAAGTTTGAATGCATTTAACATGAATGGTTCAAGTTGCAAAGTTGAGGAAGATAATCATAGGGTTAATGATGTGACTACATTTTCTTTTGATGATGCCAGTTGCAG TTCGTCTCAGCTCAGAGGTAGTGAACATCCTGCTGTGAATGACGGCGATTTGATTCATTTGCATAAGATTGTGGAGGAGAAGGATGGAGGTTTGCCTTGGATTCAGATGATGGACCGCTCTACTCCGACTATGAGCTATCGTGCTTGGCGAAGAGACCCTGAG ACTGGTCCCCCTCAATATCGTAGTAGTACAATTTTTGAAGATGCGACACCTGAGATGGTCAGAGACTTCTTTTGGGATGACGAATTTCGAGCAAAGTGGGATAACATGCTTATACACCATGAAACTCTTGAGGAGTCTCGTACAACTGGAACTATGATTGTGCAATGGATACGCAAG TTTCCGTTCTTCTGTAGTGACAGGGAGTACATCGTTGGACGGAGGATATGGGATTCCGAAAGAACATTTTACTGTGTGACAAAG GGAATACCCAATACCGTGCCAAGAAAGGACAAGCCAAGACGTGTGGATCTGTATTACTCAAGTTGGTGTATTCGTCCAG TCGAGTCAAAGAGAGGCACAGGGCAAGTAACAGCTTGTGAAATACTTCTATTCCACCATGAAGACATGGGTATTCCCTGGGAATTAGCCAAGCTCGGTGTTCGACAAGGGATGTGGGGTGCTGTTAAAAAGATCGACCCCGGTTTGAGGGCTTACCAAAAGGTCAGAGCGGCCGGGGGACCACTTTCAGCCCAAGCCACCATGGCCCACATTACCACCAAAGTCACCCCACAATACTTGAGATCCGTGCTTTCCGAAGATGATGACGTAGTTACCGAAGTAGCTCCTCCCGAGAAAAAGCAACAAAAGGGAATAAACATTCCAAAGTTTCTGGTTTTTGGCGGGGCAGTTGCTCTCGCGTGTAGCCTTGACCGAGGGCTTTTGACCAAGGCCGTCATCTTTGGAGTCGCGAGAAGGTTTGGAAGAACCAGCAGTAAATTGTAA